aaacattctgGATGATTCTACCTTTAGTGTAAGTAGGttgtaatatacagtatattgtcaTTATAGGCACCACAGTTAAGCAAATGTTCCCATCCATGCTGACAGGAATAAAAGCACATTGGCCAAATGGAGTGCAACCCATAATTATTTTATGCATTGTTTCACGCTGTCAGAGTACAGCAATATCAGTTAAGTACACCTACAGAGTTTACAGAAGAGGTCTAATTGTGCAAGATGGTGAAAAGCATCTGTTATATGGTAGGACTGGGAGTTTTAAATGGAACTTGCAGGACTCATAATCATTTGAGAACGAGAATATTTTCCCCAAACCTGTCTGCAGGAAGGAGGGTATTTCCATCTTCATCCAGTAGTGTGGCTCCTGCAGCTCTAGCCCAGCGGCAATGTTGACTCAGTAAAGAGTTCCTGGCCGTGGTGGGGTTGTCTGTAGCCGTCCCATCCGCATTTTTCAGAGGGGAGAAATCATCCTCCCTCAAAACTTCAAACACGACAAAGTTcctttaaaacacaaataataaatgtattaatcAGCTGTAGACACACAGACTTCAAATATTCATGCTATTTAATATGaaaagatggaagaagactggtgcaaaataagaaaaaacactcTACCTTGAGAATGGGAAGACATCAAATACAAATTTTTCCATCTTTATGCCGTTGGGTTTGGTAGGTTTGACTTGATTGCCACATGTGTCCACAAAAGGTACTTTCTTGATTGCAACATGTTGTTTCAGTTGGCTTTTGAATTTCCTGTGGAATGAGAAGAAGGTAAACATTGTCAGCTATATGAGACTGGTCAGGTGTGTACTGtcaaatattttcactaaaaatagTGGCCTGATCCAGTTTAAACTGGACTGATGAGCGCTGAGACAGAACCAAAATGTGAAAGTTTCCAGTGGGAATAGTAGGGTGGTGGGTTTGTCACTACAGTGCTTTTTTTCACATTACAAGCTGCAACTTATCTATATTACATATTGAAATCATTTCTCACTATGTCATAAATTACACTGTGGtaatatttttcatcttttgGACAATGCTTCCACATGGCCTGGATCCTGGACGCAagcattttggtttattttattcatattatgaGCCTTATTTTCCTTATATAGTTACACAAAAactttgcaggaaaaaaaatcaggagGAAAAAACACCAGAATGTGAAAATACAGCAGCTTCTCATctgagtccaaatcaaaagattaAGTACTGATAACCTGACACTGTTTCACGCCACTGTGAAAAAGACAAGACACTTCTTTAAACTTCATCATGTATTTAACCTGCCTACCTGCCTCAAAAAACCTGTGATTAACATACATCGTGAGCTGAATTTCTGTAGCCCAAAAACAGACCACAGAAGTGAGTAGAATTCTAGTTTCCTCAGACAACTTGAATTATAATAAGCAGAAAGCTAattgaattttttgcttaataaaGCTAAAACTATCTAGCACTTGAGCTTTAGGTGACAGTAAAGGCTCTTACTCTGCAACATCCTGCAGGAAGACCCTAGTAAAGAAGTGATTACAGATATTTCCGGCACTGTAGACCAACTCCCCGTCTGGACCTTGGAGTTCGGCTGTGTATGGTTGGATCTCACTGTACTCCACCACCTGAGGGACTCCTTTCACCCTGCAAACCACACCCACGGGCTCTGTAGGGTATGCCTTCTGCACCACCTGTCACACAATGAGTAGCAGGAGTCACATGACAGTCTCTGAATACTCTTCCAGTTTCTGTCTTGTAAGTGACTGCTCTACCTTGGCTCCACAGTCTGCACCTTTGCTAATGCAGAACCCAATAAACACAGGGTCGGCCATCTTGACCAGGATGTTGTCCACACAGTACACATGCAGGTACTCCACTCCCCTCTTCTTCATGTCCTCCAGGACATTATTGTCCACCAAGGCCTGGTACAGACCACCATTCCCATCTGACAGATATATAGGTCAGACCATCACACAACGGAATATGAGTTTAACACCTAATACGTCTTTAATTGGATAATTACTTTTAAAGCTACACTCATTACCTGGGGCCATGGCGATCTTCCCTTTACTCTGCAGGATGACTTTTCCATCAAACGTCACTGCTGGGATCATCCTCTGCTCAAACATCATAATATTTGATGGTTCAAGGCCAAAGTAGTTGTTCTCTTTGAAGAACACCTCAGTGGGAGCCAGAGTGAACTCACTGGTCATTATATACCTGAAAATTATCAAATTATATAAAGCTTAAAGAAGAGCCAACTCAGCCAAGTCCTGTTTTCTGTCACCTGATTGCTTTCCTCGCAGGACATAGATTCATCCAgcaaatgaaaatgtgaaaatgctcaaaaacacaaacattttagctttCTTACACAAAGATAATGCAGCAAATTATCTTTATTTTACTCTACTGCTGACTCACTTCTGTAACTCATTGTCAAACTGCCTATTTTTCTCAAACCTCTCAGCATTATTTTTTCACTCTGTCATACCAATTGAGAAAGATGTTTTGACACTTCTCTGGAAAGATTCATTTTTCTTGGCAAGAGCCCTCTGTGACATTTACTCTAAATATAATGCATCAATAATTGTTTTATAGTCAACTATTAGATCAGAAGCCTTGCTCATGAGTGAAGCAAAATACTACAAAAAAGACTTTGCTCAAGGAGAAATCCTCAAAACACACCCTGCCCTTGTGTTCTTTGAACATTTATGATGGCAATTCACACATTTGCTGTTTAACATTGTAGAAATTAGTGAGTAAGCTTAATTTATCGGTATCTTACCATGGAACAGTGCATTTTGTGCCATGCTTGCCTTCTGCTAGCTCTTGGATTTTGTGAATGCGCTCTGCCTGTATCTGATATAAGGTTTTGCCACTGGGCAGCCCAACGTTATACATCCCTTTTGGATACTGAACGCCAAGACGGGTTCCCTGACCGCCAGCCAGGAGCAGGACTCCGACTCGATTCTTGGAGATTTGCAAAAGCCCTAAAAAGAAAGTAACAATAGTAGGAGTAAGACGCACATGAACAAGCAAACAAGGCTTTTCTTTCAATAACTGACCTACATCACACCATCTTCTTCTGACAAACAGAAATGACATTTTACAAGCTGACATTCAACCTTTCCTGTTTACTGATCTTTTAATGTTCAGTAGCTTCATTTCTTGTGATTTTGTTGATTTAAGACtaaaaagtcaataaaaatgttaaaaactgggTGAATCTCAGGAAAAATATTAGAAGTTGCACAAAAGAACTAATTTTTTCATAGATTTTCTTAAACTGAAAATACACTTTAAGGGTTCTTTTATGGCCAGTATAAAAAAGAACAACTGCAAACCATTGAATCTGTTCTTTCACaaacctaaaacactttttatatGGTTAAGTATGCAGTAAGTAGGGACAAAAGTGAAAGTGTATGtcaagtaaaagtatttcatttaTAAAACTGAAAAGTGGAGCTAATGCTACAGCAGGCACCATCATTTCATGCAACTATAGCTATTACATAAAATTAGGGGGGTGAAAAGTATGTCATCTTGAAATTTATTAGAAATATAAAACAACCTTGTGTAAAATGGAAGAACTAATTTAAAGATCAAGTGCTTCCGCAATgaactagatcaggggtgtcaaactcattttacttcaggggccacattcagtccaatatgatctgaagtgggccaaaccagtcaaataataacagtgaaaagagtaaaaccacattatgataatatttacatctacaaagtttccttaaatatctgaacaacacaaataacctgaaatgtatgaagaaaaataagtgcaattattattattattattattattattattattattattattattattattatcatcatcacttTACAAtaatctgcatcagtttatcatttacacatgcacattacaacttacagatcacactggctctacaaatacacaaaacatttggtaacaggcagaatattgttaaagatacacctatttttcttaagatatttcaggttgttcatagttgttcaggttatttatactttttgctaaaggatagtttgtaaatgtaaatatattcatgtaattttacttttttgacctaaaacaaagagaaactagaaaagcgcagaccctctgatcaccaccaaaatttaatcatttgttccttgtgccagtatcaacatttcctgaaaatttcatccaaatccgtccataactttttgagttaccttgataaaagacaggcaaacaaacaaaaaaatctgttgttccttggtggaggtaatagttatgattacttataggttattatattatcacTTTCTTGGTCTGACCACTTGAGAGCATATTGTGGCCCCtaaattaaaatggttttgaaatccttaattgttaatatctcagtgaaatttctgcatttcacaaattcatccaatgggccggattggagcctttttcgggcctgttttggcccgcgggccctATGTTTGAGGATCTGTAACATTTTTAACCATAAAccaaacatcatttcagtttaaaCACTGACCCCCTGTTCTTCTAcccaatagttgttttttttcttgaatgaatTTACCATATTCTCTGTAATAAACAGCCCCACACATCTGTTAACACTCACCTTCATTTTCCCACTGCGCGAGcgtgtttttgtcactttttgtCACGCTGCCGATGAACTGTGACAGTACCGGCTCCATGTGTTGGTCCAGGCGGACCGGGGGGGAGGCTGCGGCCCGGGCGGCTCCTTCACAGTGCTCCTTCAGCTCCTGGAGGTCCAGCAGAGACAGCTCCTGCAGGAACACGTCCCTGTCCTCCTCACTGAGCTCCGGCCAAAACTGCAGGACGTGCAGCTGCCCTGCACTCTGCAAACTCTGCTTCACTTCATCCACTGACAACATGTTGAGTCTGGGTCCAGATGAAGGAAAACCTACGGCTGAAAGTGTGCACACATCCGACTGGTGTGTCCACGGAGGTTATGTCTGCAGCACCAGGATGAGACTTTAAggaggaaatgtgtgtgtgtgtgtgtgtgtgtgtgtgtgtgtgtgtgtgtgtgtgtgtgtgtgtgtgtgtgtgtgtgtgtgtgatcataaACTCGTGACTCCGGGACACGGATCCTGTgtttaaatactgaaaaataacagACGCCTTTCTGCAGGTACAGAAACGACCGAAAGTGATTCGTCAGCTTTCACAAAAGCGGACAAATGAATGTGAGTGTGCACCCAGGTTTAGGTTTAGACCGCGGACTACAGACATCTAACACTTTAAGGAAATGCTGTGTCGACTCAGCGTCTCATCAGCTGATTTACCGCCTGACTGTCAAATCCGTCGAGTAGTGCAGAAAAGTGTCCAAACTATCTGCTGTCAGTAGATTGTAATGGATGAAACACCGTGAAGTTTTACTCGAGATGGCTCCAAAATGTTCCTCCTACAGTCTGTGGGTTTATGTGGCAATAAAGTGAACAGGGTAGGGACCGTCCACAAAGTGCAAACAGCCCATGACTGAGGGGAACCCTAGAAGAGAGCagaacattgttttttgttttaaataaaattattaacctATCACCATAAAGGAATGATTGCGTCAAAAGGTGCTAGACGTCTATGTTTATTAGCTatctacattattattattagtagtagtagtattgtaatTTTTAGTCAATTAAgcaattttattttttctctttatagtATTTGCTACCACTTGTGCTGCTGtgacatttgaatttcccctttgggggaatcaataaagtacatgttttttttgttatgcattagatttgttttgtttttggtaggaaaaaaagtgtaaaatccaGTCAGCCTCTTCCATCCAAAATGtaaatctgtattttatttgtatttgtatatcaattaaaaaaaaaaaaaaaaaaaaaaaaaaaaaaaaaaatatatatatatatatatatatatatatatatatatatatatataaatttgaatattgtttaaaaaaaaaaaaaaaaaaaagtaaaatgtaaaagatgacTTGTACAAAATGATTAAACCTATTGTGAGTAGTATATTGATCCATACCTGTACAATGTTATATTTTGGGCCCagtgatatttttttccccatgggGCCCCAAAACCATAGCAGCACCCCTGAATACAGTGCTAATATGGCatcatattaaattatttaactaatGCACAGacatttggtgtgaccaccatttggaGGTGTACA
This region of Sphaeramia orbicularis chromosome 12, fSphaOr1.1, whole genome shotgun sequence genomic DNA includes:
- the uap1l1 gene encoding UDP-N-acetylhexosamine pyrophosphorylase-like protein 1 → MLSVDEVKQSLQSAGQLHVLQFWPELSEEDRDVFLQELSLLDLQELKEHCEGAARAAASPPVRLDQHMEPVLSQFIGSVTKSDKNTLAQWENEGLLQISKNRVGVLLLAGGQGTRLGVQYPKGMYNVGLPSGKTLYQIQAERIHKIQELAEGKHGTKCTVPWYIMTSEFTLAPTEVFFKENNYFGLEPSNIMMFEQRMIPAVTFDGKVILQSKGKIAMAPDGNGGLYQALVDNNVLEDMKKRGVEYLHVYCVDNILVKMADPVFIGFCISKGADCGAKVVQKAYPTEPVGVVCRVKGVPQVVEYSEIQPYTAELQGPDGELVYSAGNICNHFFTRVFLQDVAEKFKSQLKQHVAIKKVPFVDTCGNQVKPTKPNGIKMEKFVFDVFPFSRNFVVFEVLREDDFSPLKNADGTATDNPTTARNSLLSQHCRWARAAGATLLDEDGNTLLPADRVSSAGNPPAKCEISPLVSYFGEGLEQLLKGKTLQTPLILDEKRAEELQTQ